The Lysinibacter cavernae genome has a window encoding:
- the rpmH gene encoding 50S ribosomal protein L34 translates to MSKRTFQPNNRRRAKVHGFRLRMRTRAGRAILSARRTKGRTKLSA, encoded by the coding sequence ATGAGTAAGAGAACGTTCCAGCCGAACAACCGTCGTCGTGCAAAGGTTCACGGCTTCCGTCTTCGCATGCGTACCCGTGCAGGTCGCGCCATCCTTTCGGCTCGCCGCACCAAGGGCCGCACCAAGCTTTCTGCATAA
- a CDS encoding D-alanine--D-alanine ligase family protein, with translation MTNKAPLTIVVLAGGISHERDVSLRSGRRVAEALEAAGHTVIEKEPDAQLLPYLVANRPDVVWPALHGASGEDGALRSLLEALSIPFVGSSADAARRAWSKPVAKSIVAEAGVAIAPGIALAREAFRELGAASVLPVISEALGTPLVVKPSQGGSAQGVSVVDSPADLPRAMVDAYTYSDIALIEQRIIGTEVAVSIIELDGMTTPLPAVEIVPRSGLYSYEARYNAGETHFYTPARLSPRVTELVADQALLAHQTLGLSHLSRIDFIIDKTGVPVFLEATVMPGLTETSLLPLAAQNAGLTLAHVCSELAYDALSTDAVGDNESSLPLGSDG, from the coding sequence ATGACCAACAAAGCGCCCCTCACTATCGTTGTTCTCGCCGGCGGAATCTCTCACGAGCGGGATGTGTCGCTCCGCTCGGGACGGCGTGTTGCCGAGGCCCTTGAGGCAGCGGGTCACACCGTGATCGAGAAGGAGCCAGATGCCCAGCTGCTGCCATACCTGGTTGCCAACCGGCCCGACGTTGTCTGGCCTGCCCTCCACGGGGCAAGCGGAGAGGATGGGGCGCTGCGTTCGCTCCTCGAAGCCCTCAGCATTCCGTTTGTTGGCTCCTCTGCGGATGCCGCGCGCAGGGCCTGGTCAAAGCCGGTTGCAAAGTCCATCGTCGCAGAGGCCGGCGTGGCCATTGCACCCGGCATTGCCCTCGCGCGAGAGGCGTTTCGAGAGCTTGGCGCGGCCAGTGTCTTGCCCGTGATCAGTGAGGCACTCGGCACTCCCCTCGTCGTAAAACCAAGCCAGGGAGGTTCTGCCCAGGGTGTGAGTGTGGTTGACTCGCCGGCCGATCTGCCTCGCGCCATGGTGGATGCCTACACCTACAGCGACATCGCCCTCATTGAACAGCGCATTATTGGCACCGAGGTTGCCGTCAGTATCATCGAGCTCGACGGGATGACTACCCCGCTACCCGCCGTAGAAATCGTTCCGCGCTCCGGTCTCTACTCCTATGAAGCGCGGTACAACGCCGGTGAGACCCATTTCTATACCCCGGCGCGCTTGTCACCACGTGTCACTGAGCTTGTAGCCGATCAGGCACTGCTCGCTCATCAGACACTTGGTCTCTCCCATCTTTCTCGCATCGACTTCATCATTGATAAGACCGGGGTCCCTGTGTTCCTCGAAGCTACCGTGATGCCAGGCTTGACCGAGACGTCTCTGCTTCCCCTCGCCGCACAGAACGCGGGCCTTACGCTCGCTCACGTGTGCTCCGAGCTCGCGTACGACGCCCTCTCAACGGACGCCGTCGGTGATAACGAATCAAGCCTCCCCTTGGGCAGCGACGGCTAG
- the rsmG gene encoding 16S rRNA (guanine(527)-N(7))-methyltransferase RsmG — MNDTVIEVEPAIAAELLGPQIDQLRQYTANLCKYGEELGLIGPLELPRIWTRHILNCAIVAPLLRPGLVGDIGSGAGLPGLVLAVARPDVDFVLIEPMERRVKWLNDQRIDLGLKNVTVLRERAEDVRLETPLDQVTARAVSSLQKLIPLTAPLLRPGGQLVLMKGASVQNEIDAAQKQLRKFRVSDPEVMVLGTGVLEEETRVFRATVGESQ; from the coding sequence ATGAACGATACTGTGATTGAAGTCGAGCCCGCCATTGCCGCGGAGCTCCTCGGTCCACAGATCGACCAGCTTCGTCAGTACACCGCAAACCTGTGCAAATATGGCGAAGAACTAGGCCTGATTGGCCCGCTTGAACTACCTCGAATTTGGACTCGACACATTCTGAATTGCGCCATTGTTGCGCCGCTCCTTCGCCCCGGTCTGGTAGGGGACATTGGTTCAGGTGCTGGATTGCCCGGTTTGGTGCTTGCCGTGGCCCGACCAGACGTCGATTTTGTGCTCATTGAGCCAATGGAGCGTCGCGTGAAGTGGCTTAATGACCAGAGAATCGATCTGGGCCTCAAAAATGTAACCGTTTTAAGGGAACGAGCCGAGGATGTTCGGCTTGAAACTCCCTTGGATCAGGTCACGGCTCGTGCCGTCAGCTCGCTCCAGAAGCTCATCCCACTCACGGCGCCGCTTTTGCGCCCTGGTGGACAGCTCGTTCTTATGAAGGGAGCGAGCGTGCAAAACGAAATTGACGCCGCGCAGAAGCAGCTTCGCAAGTTTCGAGTGTCTGACCCAGAAGTTATGGTGCTTGGTACGGGTGTTCTTGAAGAGGAGACTCGCGTATTTCGGGCTACAGTAGGAGAGTCGCAATAA
- a CDS encoding R3H domain-containing nucleic acid-binding protein, with protein sequence MTDHVEDIAPVVDDVRSTSQLDEEGDIAADYIEELLDIADLDGDIDITARNGRAYVAVNDGDGSSLAGLSSPETVNALQELTRLAVQNKTGEFSRLILDIGGSRAARTRELQELVETVIAKITAGSEREALPAMSSYERKLVHDFVSEAGFHSESEGEGRGRHIVVSAAL encoded by the coding sequence GTGACCGATCACGTAGAAGACATTGCGCCAGTTGTCGACGATGTTCGATCAACGTCTCAGCTTGATGAAGAAGGCGACATTGCCGCTGACTACATCGAAGAGCTGCTCGATATCGCTGATCTTGACGGCGACATTGATATTACGGCGCGCAATGGACGCGCGTATGTAGCGGTGAACGATGGCGACGGTTCAAGCCTGGCTGGGCTTTCAAGCCCAGAGACGGTGAACGCTCTTCAGGAGCTCACTCGCCTTGCCGTGCAGAACAAGACCGGCGAATTCTCTCGTCTTATTCTCGATATTGGCGGATCACGCGCGGCCCGTACTCGCGAGCTCCAGGAGCTTGTCGAGACGGTTATTGCCAAGATTACTGCAGGTAGTGAACGCGAGGCCCTTCCGGCTATGTCGTCTTACGAACGCAAGCTCGTGCACGACTTCGTGTCAGAAGCAGGATTCCATTCAGAGTCTGAGGGCGAAGGTCGCGGCCGACACATCGTCGTCTCCGCAGCCCTCTAG
- the rnpA gene encoding ribonuclease P protein component, whose product MLSPAHRITSAADYRRTVRSGERIRGRHCLGHVQATPAGTSARFGFIVSKAVGMAHTRNLVRRRLKAITAEFLADGLTSVDVVYRAHPSSANASYAELRDDLRRGYSRIQQLSEAKLEAVGQ is encoded by the coding sequence GTGCTCTCTCCCGCGCATCGCATCACCTCGGCAGCTGACTATCGCCGCACGGTTCGAAGTGGAGAGCGCATCAGAGGGCGCCACTGTTTGGGCCATGTTCAGGCAACACCAGCCGGAACATCGGCCCGATTTGGTTTTATCGTGTCAAAAGCTGTTGGAATGGCACACACTCGCAACCTCGTTCGCCGCAGACTCAAAGCCATAACGGCCGAGTTTCTTGCCGACGGATTGACAAGCGTTGATGTGGTCTATCGGGCCCACCCAAGTTCGGCAAACGCAAGTTATGCAGAACTCCGGGACGACCTGCGCAGGGGCTACTCGCGCATCCAACAGCTGAGCGAAGCAAAGCTCGAGGCGGTTGGGCAATGA
- the yidC gene encoding membrane protein insertase YidC, whose protein sequence is MDFLGTILWPIRWAIELIIVAWHYLFTAIGMDAGLGITWVLSIVGLVVVVRSALIPLFVRQIKSQRRMMEISPQLKKIQDKYKGKKDQFSREAMSRETMAMYKNNGTSPFASCMPILVQMPIFFGLFSVLRNASDDKAGVGLLTKDLAHSFANAEIFGAPLNATFTGAWENGPWQVMVIAAVLVILMTASQFYTQLQITSKNVSDETKASPMYKQQRILLYIIPFMFVFSGVAFPLGLNFYWFTSNVWAMVQQFIIIRQMPTPGSEAYRLRQQRLARKGKLEAGPEEETTQALSANQKAQRQQPMSKKRAKKNPGATGGSTAPKTNESGSDDTKDSGSTGSKKS, encoded by the coding sequence ATGGACTTTTTAGGTACCATACTTTGGCCCATCCGTTGGGCTATTGAGCTAATTATCGTCGCGTGGCACTACCTTTTCACCGCAATCGGGATGGATGCCGGCCTCGGCATCACCTGGGTGCTTTCGATCGTTGGCCTCGTGGTCGTCGTTCGATCTGCACTTATTCCCCTGTTTGTCAGGCAGATCAAGTCTCAACGTCGAATGATGGAGATCTCGCCCCAGCTGAAGAAGATTCAGGACAAGTACAAGGGCAAGAAAGACCAGTTCTCGCGCGAGGCGATGTCTCGCGAGACAATGGCGATGTACAAGAACAACGGAACGAGTCCGTTTGCTTCGTGTATGCCAATCCTCGTCCAGATGCCGATCTTCTTCGGTCTCTTCTCCGTACTCCGCAATGCGAGCGACGATAAAGCCGGTGTTGGACTGCTAACCAAAGATTTGGCGCACTCCTTCGCAAACGCTGAGATCTTCGGCGCACCGCTTAACGCAACTTTCACGGGTGCCTGGGAAAACGGGCCGTGGCAGGTCATGGTTATCGCCGCCGTCCTCGTGATTCTCATGACGGCATCGCAGTTCTACACGCAGCTGCAGATCACCTCGAAGAACGTCTCAGACGAGACCAAAGCCTCACCGATGTATAAGCAGCAGCGCATCCTGTTGTACATCATCCCCTTTATGTTTGTCTTCTCGGGTGTTGCCTTCCCGCTCGGACTGAACTTCTACTGGTTCACGTCGAACGTCTGGGCCATGGTGCAGCAGTTCATTATCATCCGCCAGATGCCCACCCCTGGCAGTGAGGCCTACCGTCTCCGCCAGCAGCGTCTTGCTCGAAAGGGCAAGCTTGAGGCCGGCCCTGAGGAAGAAACAACGCAGGCCCTCAGCGCAAACCAGAAGGCTCAGCGTCAACAGCCGATGAGTAAGAAGCGCGCAAAGAAGAACCCTGGCGCTACCGGCGGATCAACCGCCCCAAAAACCAATGAGTCTGGATCAGACGATACGAAGGACTCCGGGTCAACCGGGTCCAAGAAAAGTTAG
- the trxB gene encoding thioredoxin-disulfide reductase — protein sequence MRQIIIIGSGPAGYTAAIYASRAGLEPLLLASSVESGGELMNTTEVENFPGFPEGIQGPELMDKLQEQAEKFGTTVAYDDVTELDVSGDVKKVTLGNGETHEAHAVIFATGSAYRKLGLADEERLSGHGVSWCATCDGFFFKEKTIAVVGGGDSAMEEATFLTRFASKVYVIHRKDTLRASKIMQQRAFDNEKIEFVWNSEVVGISGEDAVTGVTLRNTTDGTESNLDIQGLFVAIGNDPRTHLVHGKLDLTPEGTIAVDGRSSKTSVSGVFAAGDVIDPTYRQAVTAAASGTVAALDAEHYLAALGE from the coding sequence GTGCGACAGATCATTATCATCGGCTCAGGCCCAGCCGGCTACACGGCTGCCATCTATGCGTCCCGCGCGGGCCTCGAGCCTCTGCTGCTCGCAAGCTCCGTCGAGTCTGGCGGCGAGCTGATGAACACCACCGAGGTGGAGAATTTCCCTGGCTTCCCCGAGGGAATCCAGGGCCCTGAGCTCATGGATAAGCTGCAGGAGCAGGCCGAGAAGTTCGGCACGACGGTTGCCTACGACGACGTCACCGAGCTCGATGTTTCTGGCGATGTCAAGAAGGTCACCCTCGGCAACGGGGAAACCCACGAAGCACATGCCGTCATCTTCGCCACGGGTTCGGCGTACCGCAAGCTTGGACTTGCCGACGAAGAGCGCCTGTCTGGCCACGGCGTTTCGTGGTGTGCAACGTGCGACGGGTTCTTCTTCAAGGAGAAGACCATTGCTGTTGTTGGCGGCGGCGACTCGGCTATGGAAGAGGCAACCTTCCTCACCCGCTTTGCAAGCAAGGTTTACGTTATTCACCGCAAGGACACGCTTCGCGCATCCAAGATTATGCAGCAGCGCGCTTTTGACAACGAAAAGATCGAGTTCGTTTGGAACTCAGAGGTTGTCGGAATCTCGGGCGAAGACGCGGTAACCGGCGTGACCCTGCGCAACACCACCGACGGAACCGAAAGCAACCTTGATATTCAGGGTCTCTTCGTCGCCATCGGAAACGACCCGCGCACCCACCTGGTGCACGGCAAGCTTGATCTCACCCCAGAAGGCACCATTGCCGTCGACGGGCGCAGTTCCAAGACCTCCGTCTCCGGCGTCTTTGCCGCTGGTGACGTCATCGACCCGACCTACCGTCAGGCCGTTACCGCGGCAGCCTCTGGCACCGTTGCGGCCCTCGACGCAGAACACTACCTCGCCGCCCTCGGCGAATAA
- a CDS encoding ParB/RepB/Spo0J family partition protein — protein sequence MAAKKRTGLGRGIGALIPNVEENGKRPVDIFFDAQPKTPSDVATTATVSGVELVQVPGARLAQLSPSDIIPNANQPRTEFVPEALAELEHSIREFGVLQPIVVRPIEPAPPSGQPQYELIMGERRLRASKAVGRKTIPAVIRETADEDMLRDALLENLHRAELNPLEEASAYQQLLADFGITQEQLAKKIGRSRPQISNTMRLLQLPEVIQNKVAAGVLSAGHARAILSVGDDSDAMKALADKIVNEDLSVRAAEAVAGQSPQRKKKPKAGGRMGKLADISERLGDRLDTRVRINLGAKKGQIVIEFATVQDMNRILNELGDPGFGGQ from the coding sequence ATGGCAGCTAAAAAACGAACCGGTCTTGGCCGCGGCATTGGCGCGCTCATCCCGAATGTTGAGGAAAACGGCAAGCGGCCTGTGGATATCTTCTTTGATGCCCAGCCGAAGACCCCAAGTGACGTTGCCACCACAGCGACCGTGAGCGGGGTTGAACTTGTTCAGGTTCCGGGTGCGCGGCTTGCGCAGCTGTCACCGTCTGACATCATCCCCAACGCAAATCAGCCCCGTACGGAATTTGTTCCTGAGGCCCTTGCCGAGCTTGAGCACTCCATCCGCGAGTTTGGTGTGCTGCAACCGATTGTGGTGCGTCCCATTGAGCCTGCGCCTCCGTCAGGGCAGCCACAGTACGAGCTCATCATGGGTGAGCGTCGCCTGCGGGCGAGCAAAGCGGTAGGCCGCAAGACAATACCTGCTGTGATCAGGGAAACTGCTGACGAGGACATGCTTCGCGACGCGCTGCTTGAAAACCTTCACCGCGCGGAACTGAATCCCCTTGAAGAGGCCTCCGCATATCAGCAGCTTCTCGCAGACTTCGGTATTACCCAGGAGCAGCTCGCGAAGAAAATTGGCCGGTCTCGTCCCCAGATCAGCAACACCATGCGTCTGCTGCAGCTGCCGGAAGTCATCCAAAACAAGGTTGCCGCCGGTGTGCTCTCTGCAGGCCACGCCCGCGCCATTCTGTCCGTCGGCGACGACAGCGATGCGATGAAGGCATTGGCCGACAAAATCGTCAACGAAGACCTCTCAGTGCGAGCGGCGGAAGCCGTGGCTGGGCAGTCTCCTCAGCGCAAGAAGAAGCCAAAAGCCGGCGGGCGAATGGGCAAGCTTGCCGATATCTCCGAACGGCTTGGCGATCGACTCGATACGCGCGTGCGCATTAACCTCGGAGCAAAAAAAGGCCAGATTGTCATTGAGTTTGCGACCGTGCAGGACATGAACCGGATCCTCAACGAACTGGGAGACCCAGGCTTCGGCGGCCAATAG
- the yidD gene encoding membrane protein insertion efficiency factor YidD produces MKIALYNLELVPRNIAIAILTVYRFLISPLYGDVCRYYPSCSRYSREAMQSHGFFGGVWLTIRRLLRCHPWSEGGIDDVPERTSARFTITRSGFVVAYPQRKAQ; encoded by the coding sequence ATGAAAATTGCCCTCTACAACCTTGAGCTAGTTCCGCGAAATATCGCCATTGCGATCCTGACCGTTTATCGGTTTTTGATCTCACCGCTGTATGGTGATGTGTGTCGTTACTACCCCTCGTGCTCCCGCTATTCGCGTGAGGCCATGCAGTCTCACGGGTTTTTTGGTGGCGTATGGCTGACAATCCGTCGATTACTGCGGTGCCACCCGTGGTCTGAGGGCGGTATCGATGATGTTCCGGAACGCACAAGTGCGCGGTTTACGATCACACGATCGGGCTTCGTTGTTGCATATCCCCAGAGAAAGGCTCAGTAA
- a CDS encoding PLP-dependent aminotransferase family protein: MTQGGSVKTETNLGTSLDPWYDHYAARAAGLSASEVRALFAVASRPEVVSLAGGMPFVAGLPNDRITGSIERVMATVGPQALQYGSGQGIPSLREHITQVMAAEGIQASPEDVVVTTGSQQALDLVTKIFIDPGDVILAEAPSYVGAIGVFRSYQAEISHVAMDDNGLIPEALEERIITLRAEGKTVKMLYTIPNFHNPAGVTLSSDRRASIAEICRRHHVLIMEDNPYGMLSFDEPAPDAIRAIDDGVVYLGSFSKTLAPGFRIGWVLAPHAIREKLILAVESAILCPSSFSQFVINDYLDTTDWLAQINTFKGIYRGRKNAMLTALDDHLPELSWTNPNGGFFVWLTLPDELHSKAMLPRAVKELVAYTPGTAFFADGGGGQNIRLSFCYPNETDIATGIRRLSTVINGELDLINTFGRGATTSVSRETDYTAPPPNIN; the protein is encoded by the coding sequence ATCACACAAGGAGGATCTGTGAAAACGGAGACGAACTTAGGAACCAGCCTCGACCCATGGTATGACCACTATGCGGCCCGAGCGGCCGGCCTGAGCGCGTCCGAAGTTCGAGCCCTCTTTGCGGTTGCCTCACGCCCAGAGGTTGTTTCTCTTGCCGGCGGGATGCCGTTTGTTGCCGGGTTGCCAAATGACCGAATCACGGGCTCCATCGAGCGGGTCATGGCCACCGTTGGGCCCCAGGCGCTCCAGTACGGCTCCGGGCAGGGCATCCCGTCTCTCAGAGAGCACATCACCCAGGTCATGGCCGCAGAGGGCATCCAGGCGAGTCCTGAGGATGTTGTGGTCACCACCGGCTCCCAACAGGCCCTCGACCTTGTCACAAAGATTTTCATCGATCCAGGTGACGTCATCCTTGCGGAAGCACCAAGCTACGTTGGCGCCATTGGTGTGTTCCGTTCGTATCAGGCCGAAATCTCCCACGTCGCTATGGATGACAACGGGCTCATCCCGGAGGCACTCGAAGAGCGAATTATCACGCTGCGCGCCGAGGGCAAGACCGTGAAAATGCTGTACACCATCCCAAACTTTCACAATCCGGCCGGTGTCACGCTGTCGTCCGATCGACGGGCCAGCATTGCAGAGATCTGCCGTCGCCATCACGTTCTTATCATGGAGGACAACCCGTACGGGATGCTCTCCTTTGACGAGCCAGCGCCGGACGCGATCCGCGCGATTGACGACGGCGTCGTCTACCTCGGCTCGTTCTCAAAAACGCTTGCCCCCGGCTTTCGGATTGGTTGGGTACTCGCACCACATGCCATCCGTGAGAAGCTCATTCTTGCGGTTGAATCGGCCATTCTGTGTCCAAGCTCGTTTAGCCAATTTGTGATCAACGATTACCTCGACACCACCGACTGGCTCGCGCAGATCAACACGTTCAAAGGCATCTATCGCGGCCGTAAGAACGCAATGCTCACCGCGCTTGACGACCATCTCCCCGAGCTCAGCTGGACCAATCCAAACGGTGGATTCTTCGTGTGGCTCACCCTGCCGGATGAACTTCATTCCAAGGCAATGCTGCCGCGCGCGGTCAAGGAGTTGGTTGCGTACACTCCTGGCACGGCGTTCTTCGCTGACGGAGGTGGTGGGCAGAACATCCGCTTGTCGTTCTGCTATCCAAACGAAACGGACATTGCGACCGGAATCCGTCGCCTGAGCACGGTCATTAACGGCGAGCTTGATCTCATTAATACCTTCGGGCGGGGCGCCACCACTTCGGTTTCACGTGAAACTGATTACACCGCTCCCCCGCCAAACATCAACTAA
- a CDS encoding ParA family protein → MSLEASAPLGRQVADKARRRRLLKEHPAPFPSKTRVLTISNQKGGVGKTTTTVNLAAALAKSGARVLVIDLDPQGNASTALGAEHREETPSVYDVIVGDKAMADVVQKSPEFDTLFCVPATIHLAGAEIELVSLVAREQRLRRALDIFLDAQEIPFHYVFIDCPPSLGLLTINAFVAAREVLIPIQCEYYALEGLSQLLKNIQLIEQHLNPELRVSTILLTMFDQRTNLAQEVASEVREHFPQQTLKTVIPRSVRISEAPSYGQSVIEYDEMSSGSLAYLEAAAEIGHRGIRREVATNGS, encoded by the coding sequence ATGAGTCTAGAAGCCAGTGCGCCCCTCGGGCGTCAAGTTGCCGATAAGGCACGTCGACGTCGACTGTTGAAGGAACATCCTGCGCCATTCCCCTCAAAAACACGGGTTTTGACGATTTCAAATCAAAAGGGTGGTGTTGGCAAGACCACGACCACCGTGAATCTTGCTGCGGCATTGGCAAAGTCCGGCGCGCGGGTGCTGGTGATCGACCTCGACCCACAGGGGAACGCATCCACGGCGCTTGGGGCCGAGCATCGCGAGGAAACCCCCAGTGTGTACGACGTCATCGTCGGAGACAAAGCGATGGCCGATGTTGTACAGAAAAGCCCGGAATTCGACACGTTATTTTGTGTTCCCGCAACGATTCACCTAGCCGGAGCAGAAATTGAACTGGTTTCGCTTGTTGCCCGAGAACAGCGCCTGCGCAGGGCTCTTGATATCTTCCTCGATGCTCAAGAAATCCCGTTCCACTACGTCTTTATTGATTGCCCTCCGTCGCTCGGATTGCTGACAATCAACGCGTTTGTGGCCGCACGGGAAGTACTTATCCCCATCCAGTGTGAATACTACGCACTCGAGGGACTCAGCCAGCTCCTCAAAAACATTCAGCTGATTGAGCAGCATCTCAACCCTGAATTACGAGTCTCCACCATTCTCCTGACGATGTTTGACCAGCGCACAAACCTGGCACAGGAGGTTGCAAGTGAGGTTCGAGAACACTTCCCTCAGCAGACGCTGAAAACAGTAATCCCCAGATCAGTGCGTATTTCTGAGGCTCCGAGCTACGGCCAGAGCGTCATTGAATACGATGAAATGTCGAGCGGATCCCTCGCCTATCTTGAGGCCGCAGCAGAAATTGGACACCGAGGAATCCGTCGAGAGGTCGCTACGAATGGCAGCTAA
- the trxA gene encoding thioredoxin — protein MSGARDVTEATFNAEVLEADKPVLVDFWAEWCGPCRLVGPVLDQIAAENTDKITIVKVNVDENPSLAAKYRITSIPAMKVFKGGDEVKSIIGAQPKVALEKELADFL, from the coding sequence ATGTCTGGTGCACGCGATGTAACCGAAGCAACCTTTAACGCAGAGGTACTCGAGGCTGACAAGCCCGTCCTCGTTGACTTCTGGGCAGAATGGTGTGGCCCCTGCCGCCTCGTCGGACCGGTTCTTGACCAGATTGCGGCTGAGAACACCGACAAGATCACGATCGTCAAGGTGAACGTTGACGAGAACCCCTCGCTTGCGGCCAAATACCGCATCACGTCCATCCCTGCCATGAAGGTATTCAAGGGCGGCGACGAGGTCAAGTCGATCATCGGTGCGCAGCCAAAGGTTGCCCTCGAAAAGGAACTTGCTGACTTCCTCTAA